In one window of Romboutsia hominis DNA:
- a CDS encoding MATE family efflux transporter, whose amino-acid sequence MHSQTELGVKHVNSLLFKYSVPAIIGMLVNALYNVIDRMFIGKIPGVGPLAITGLGITMPIATIILAFGMLIGIGTTTNISIKLGQKKNYEAEVLLGNAVTLSLIIGIILTIIGIIFSEDILILFGASENTLIYAKTYIDIILVGSVVNLLSFSLYHSIRADGNPRISSGIMILGCILNASLDYLFIFIFNLGIQGAALATIIAQCVTAILTILYYLSKKSNLKIRKNNLILRKDLVISTFAIGMSPFFMQLAASLVQVISNNALRTYGGDLAIGAMTTISSIAMIFLMPIFGLNQGAQPIIGYNYGAKKYNRVKKAYLMSLSVATIILFIGTFFIQMYPKFFIGLFNKDEELMKISIQGIRIYLFMMPIVGISITGSNFIQSIGKAKIAMLLSLLRQVILLIPFILILPQFLGLNGVWLSQALADLISTILTIIVLYKELRSYKILNDEGEDILKAELEEYALEKESDKDEK is encoded by the coding sequence ATGCATTCACAAACTGAACTAGGAGTAAAACATGTCAATTCTTTATTATTTAAGTATTCAGTACCAGCAATTATAGGAATGCTTGTTAATGCCTTATATAATGTAATAGATAGAATGTTTATAGGAAAAATTCCTGGAGTTGGACCACTTGCTATAACAGGCCTTGGAATAACTATGCCAATAGCTACCATAATACTTGCATTTGGAATGTTAATAGGTATTGGGACAACTACTAACATATCTATCAAACTTGGCCAAAAGAAAAATTATGAAGCAGAAGTACTGCTAGGAAATGCAGTAACATTATCCTTAATAATAGGTATTATATTAACTATAATAGGTATTATATTTAGTGAAGATATTCTTATACTATTTGGTGCTAGTGAAAATACTTTAATATATGCAAAAACTTATATAGATATAATACTTGTAGGAAGTGTAGTTAACTTACTTTCTTTTTCTCTGTATCATTCTATAAGAGCAGACGGAAATCCTAGGATATCATCAGGAATTATGATTTTAGGGTGTATATTAAATGCAAGTTTAGATTATTTATTTATATTTATTTTTAATTTAGGAATACAAGGAGCGGCTCTAGCTACTATAATAGCGCAATGTGTAACAGCGATACTTACCATTTTGTATTATCTATCTAAAAAATCTAATTTAAAAATTAGGAAAAATAATTTAATATTAAGAAAAGATTTAGTAATTAGCACATTTGCTATAGGTATGTCGCCATTTTTTATGCAGTTAGCTGCAAGCTTAGTTCAAGTTATATCTAATAATGCACTAAGAACTTATGGCGGAGACTTAGCTATTGGTGCAATGACAACAATTTCTTCTATAGCTATGATATTTTTAATGCCTATATTTGGACTTAACCAAGGTGCACAACCTATAATTGGATACAACTATGGAGCTAAAAAATATAATAGAGTCAAAAAAGCATATTTAATGTCTTTAAGCGTAGCAACAATTATATTGTTTATAGGTACATTTTTTATACAAATGTATCCAAAATTTTTTATTGGATTATTCAATAAAGATGAAGAGCTTATGAAAATATCCATACAAGGAATTAGAATCTATTTGTTTATGATGCCAATCGTTGGTATATCAATAACTGGAAGTAACTTTATACAGTCTATAGGTAAGGCTAAAATTGCTATGCTCTTAAGTTTACTTAGACAAGTAATACTTTTAATACCATTTATATTAATACTCCCACAATTTTTAGGACTTAATGGAGTATGGTTATCTCAAGCTTTAGCAGATTTAATATCTACTATACTTACTATAATAGTCTTATACAAAGAATTAAGAAGTTATAAGATATTAAATGATGAAGGAGAAGATATATTAAAAGCTGAGTTAGAAGAATATGCATTAGAAAAAGAAAGTGATAAAGATGAAAAGTAG
- a CDS encoding NAD(P)-dependent oxidoreductase — translation MKILIVGRVDSLIKSIAHRFYKEGSKVFILSDDELREPYYKNYKLDSLNYKYDYIFKNTHFDKVIYINHNIESSILLNILELSKTYETSQIIMVNLKNKSKEHILCENIFREFKRLYDINMSILYIDRVYGEVNLKEKEDIVLNIIKDVVDNKNKNYDNRLKNGYIHYLDVAEAVYLLSKYNKNKEYYICGYELASDKDIYNLVLSTIKNKDSYTLEKINTKGFKEFKEDTNFYIKFSLGKEIITIYNKYINESNSTEKIKAIKKDKKQNEFIKVTKPYVENIGMFLIVCFISSFLSKNNSIFTIIDLKIIYIIVIGMMHGMKQSVIASILSCLLLILNQLSQGISIISIFVLSQSLVQMLMYVLLGIYIGYASDFKNNQIKELKRINEEKDSKYEFLEDIYNSTYEEKRELEEKVISSKDSFGKIYSYVKELDSLKPQYILRSSIDIMEEFLENNNISIYTLNNDYLRLNVKSNNKGFNPLKSIKINDLYEAKDKLLNKEIYINKNLNPKLPSMVAPIVKDNKIISIIMVDKIKFSKMNLYYQNLFKVIVSLIETSIIKAYNYEEATIKQRYIDETIFLRKEYLKSALKVCEISKKEKKSDYTLLKVNMLNDINYLSKEISKCIRSTDLAGVCNNHVYIILNNTNKEESSVVVSRLIGKNLTVKIVDGVDEDD, via the coding sequence ATGAAAATACTTATTGTAGGAAGGGTTGATTCTCTAATAAAATCAATAGCTCATAGATTTTATAAAGAGGGAAGCAAAGTGTTTATTTTAAGTGATGATGAATTAAGAGAACCATATTATAAAAATTATAAACTAGATTCATTAAATTATAAATATGATTATATATTTAAAAATACACACTTTGATAAAGTTATATATATAAATCATAATATTGAAAGTAGTATATTATTAAATATTTTAGAGTTATCTAAAACTTATGAAACTTCTCAAATTATAATGGTAAATTTAAAGAATAAAAGTAAAGAACATATACTTTGTGAGAATATTTTTAGAGAATTTAAAAGATTATATGATATAAATATGTCTATTTTATACATAGATAGAGTATATGGTGAAGTAAATTTAAAAGAAAAAGAAGATATAGTATTAAACATAATTAAAGATGTAGTAGATAATAAAAATAAGAATTATGATAATAGATTAAAAAATGGATATATTCACTATTTAGATGTGGCAGAGGCTGTATATTTATTATCTAAATATAATAAAAATAAAGAGTATTATATTTGTGGGTATGAATTAGCTAGCGATAAAGACATATATAATTTAGTATTAAGTACTATAAAAAATAAAGATAGCTATACATTAGAAAAAATAAATACTAAAGGATTTAAGGAATTTAAAGAAGATACTAACTTTTATATAAAATTTAGTTTAGGTAAAGAGATAATAACTATATACAATAAGTATATAAACGAATCTAATAGTACTGAAAAAATAAAAGCAATTAAAAAAGATAAAAAACAAAATGAATTTATAAAAGTAACTAAGCCCTATGTAGAAAACATAGGTATGTTTTTGATTGTATGCTTTATATCTTCATTTTTATCTAAGAATAATTCAATATTTACTATAATAGACTTAAAAATTATATATATAATTGTAATAGGTATGATGCATGGAATGAAGCAATCTGTAATAGCATCTATATTATCTTGTTTATTATTAATATTAAACCAATTATCACAGGGAATATCTATTATATCAATATTTGTACTTAGTCAATCCTTAGTTCAAATGTTAATGTATGTATTGCTAGGAATATATATAGGATATGCTAGTGACTTTAAAAACAATCAAATAAAAGAATTAAAAAGAATAAATGAAGAAAAAGATAGTAAATATGAATTTTTAGAAGATATATACAACTCAACATACGAAGAAAAAAGAGAGCTAGAAGAAAAAGTTATAAGCTCTAAGGATAGTTTTGGTAAGATATATTCTTATGTAAAAGAGCTAGATAGCTTAAAGCCTCAATATATACTAAGATCATCTATAGATATTATGGAAGAGTTTTTAGAAAATAATAATATATCTATATATACTTTAAATAATGATTACTTAAGGCTTAATGTAAAGTCTAATAATAAGGGTTTTAACCCACTAAAAAGTATCAAAATAAATGATTTATACGAAGCTAAAGATAAACTATTAAATAAAGAAATATATATAAATAAAAACTTAAATCCAAAGTTACCTTCTATGGTAGCACCAATAGTAAAAGACAATAAAATAATAAGTATTATAATGGTAGATAAAATTAAGTTTTCGAAGATGAATTTATACTATCAAAATCTATTTAAAGTTATAGTAAGTTTAATTGAGACATCTATAATAAAAGCTTATAATTACGAAGAAGCAACTATAAAGCAAAGATATATAGACGAAACTATCTTTTTAAGAAAAGAGTATCTAAAAAGTGCCTTAAAAGTATGTGAAATATCTAAGAAAGAGAAGAAATCAGACTATACACTTTTAAAAGTTAATATGTTAAATGATATTAACTATTTATCTAAAGAAATATCTAAGTGCATAAGAAGTACTGATTTAGCTGGAGTATGTAATAATCATGTATACATAATACTTAATAATACTAATAAAGAAGAAAGTAGTGTAGTAGTAAGCAGATTGATAGGTAAAAATCTAACAGTAAAAATAGTAGATGGAGTAGATGAAGATGATTAA
- a CDS encoding ferritin family protein: MRKFVCTVCGYVYEGENLPISCPVCNVGSEKFEEMNSKLIWADEHRIGIAKGIDEEILEGLRANFVGECTEVGMYIAMSRQADREGYPEIAEAYLRIAYEEAEHAAKFAELLGEVVVADTKSNLEARVEAEYGATDGKLKLAKKAKQLGLDAIHDTVHEMCKDEARHGKAFLGLLKRHFSNK, encoded by the coding sequence ATGAGAAAATTTGTATGCACAGTTTGTGGTTATGTTTATGAAGGTGAAAACTTGCCTATATCTTGTCCAGTATGTAATGTAGGAAGTGAAAAGTTTGAAGAAATGAATAGTAAATTAATATGGGCTGATGAACATAGAATAGGTATAGCTAAGGGGATAGATGAAGAAATACTAGAGGGGCTTAGAGCTAATTTTGTTGGAGAATGTACTGAAGTTGGAATGTATATAGCAATGAGCCGCCAAGCAGATAGAGAGGGATATCCAGAAATTGCAGAAGCTTATTTAAGAATAGCTTATGAAGAAGCTGAACATGCAGCAAAATTTGCTGAACTTTTAGGAGAAGTTGTTGTTGCAGATACTAAGTCTAACCTAGAAGCAAGGGTTGAGGCTGAATATGGTGCGACAGATGGAAAATTAAAACTTGCAAAAAAAGCAAAGCAATTAGGCTTAGATGCAATACATGATACAGTTCATGAAATGTGTAAGGACGAAGCAAGACATGGTAAAGCATTTTTAGGATTATTAAAAAGACATTTTAGCAATAAATAG